A DNA window from Candidatus Methylomirabilota bacterium contains the following coding sequences:
- the pdxS gene encoding pyridoxal 5'-phosphate synthase lyase subunit PdxS yields the protein MELGTLRLKVGFAEMLKGGVIMDVTTAEQAKIAEDAGATAVMALERVPADIRRDGGVARMANVRKIKEIMAAVTIPVMAKCRIGHFVEAQILQALGVDYIDESEVLTPADEHFHVDKFAFTVPFVCGARDLGEALRRIGEGAAMIRTKGEAGSGNIVEAVRHIRKVTGQIRRLTTLGAEELMAEAKELGAPYELCRWVAREGRLPVPNFAAGGIATPADAALMMQLGAEAVFVGSGIFKSADPPARARAIVQAATHYRDPDVLARVSEGLGEAMPGLELGKLGAEERLATRGW from the coding sequence ATGGAGCTCGGGACGCTGCGGCTCAAGGTCGGGTTCGCGGAGATGCTGAAGGGCGGCGTCATCATGGACGTGACGACCGCCGAGCAGGCCAAGATCGCCGAGGACGCCGGCGCGACCGCCGTGATGGCCCTCGAGCGGGTCCCGGCCGACATCCGGCGGGACGGCGGCGTCGCCCGCATGGCGAACGTCCGGAAGATCAAGGAGATCATGGCCGCCGTGACGATCCCGGTGATGGCCAAGTGCCGGATCGGCCACTTCGTCGAGGCCCAGATCCTGCAGGCGCTGGGCGTGGATTACATCGACGAATCGGAGGTGCTCACCCCGGCCGACGAGCACTTCCACGTGGACAAGTTCGCCTTCACGGTGCCCTTCGTCTGCGGGGCGCGCGACCTCGGCGAGGCGCTCCGCCGGATCGGGGAGGGCGCGGCCATGATCCGGACCAAGGGGGAGGCGGGCTCGGGCAACATCGTCGAGGCGGTCCGGCACATCCGGAAGGTCACGGGCCAGATCCGGCGGCTCACCACCCTGGGCGCCGAGGAGCTGATGGCCGAGGCCAAGGAGCTCGGCGCCCCCTACGAGCTCTGCCGGTGGGTGGCGCGGGAAGGTCGCCTGCCCGTTCCCAACTTCGCCGCCGGCGGGATCGCCACCCCGGCCGACGCCGCGCTCATGATGCAGCTCGGGGCGGAGGCGGTGTTCGTGGGGTCCGGGATCTTCAAGTCGGCCGACCCCCCGGCCCGCGCGCGGGCGATCGTCCAGGCGGCCACCCACTACCGCGACCCGGACGTCCTGGCCCGTGTGTCCGAAGGGCTCGGCGAGGCGATGCCAGGCCTCGAGCTCGGCAAGCTCGGCGCCGAGGAGCGTCTCGCCACCCGCGGCTGGTAA
- the pdxT gene encoding pyridoxal 5'-phosphate synthase glutaminase subunit PdxT: MREPVRIGVLALQGDFAAHARALGRLGVEAPEVRNPGDLAGLDGLVIPGGESTTLLTLMGETFPPVLRAFHEAGRPIYGTCAGLILLAREVVSPPQPSLGLIDVTVERNAYGRQRESFETEGEARFAGAPAPLRMVFIRAPRIVRTGAGVTTLATHRAEPVLVQAGTVLAGTFHPELTDDLGVHRHFRDLCRAAASRLPQPTLA, encoded by the coding sequence ATGCGCGAGCCCGTCCGCATCGGTGTCCTCGCGCTCCAGGGCGACTTTGCGGCTCACGCCCGGGCCCTCGGGCGTCTGGGCGTCGAGGCTCCCGAGGTCCGGAACCCGGGCGACCTCGCGGGGCTCGACGGACTCGTCATCCCCGGGGGGGAGAGCACGACGCTCCTCACGCTCATGGGGGAGACGTTCCCCCCCGTCCTGCGCGCCTTCCACGAGGCAGGGCGGCCGATCTACGGCACGTGCGCGGGACTGATCCTCCTGGCGCGTGAGGTCGTGAGTCCCCCTCAGCCCTCGCTCGGGCTGATCGACGTCACGGTCGAGCGCAACGCGTACGGCCGCCAGCGGGAGTCGTTCGAGACGGAGGGCGAGGCCCGGTTCGCCGGCGCGCCGGCGCCGCTGCGGATGGTCTTCATCCGGGCGCCGCGCATCGTGCGGACCGGGGCGGGCGTGACCACGCTCGCCACCCACCGCGCCGAGCCCGTCCTGGTCCAGGCGGGCACCGTGTTGGCCGGCACGTTCCATCCCGAGCTCACCGACGACCTCGGCGTGCATCGCCACTTCCGCGACCTGTGCCGGGCCGCTGCCAGCCGACTCCCCCAGCCGACCCTCGCCTGA
- a CDS encoding acetate kinase, translating to MNVLVLNCGSSSVKFQLIDTTERGRERRLAGGTIERIGEAEAAIAFRAEGHPAHRETAAVPDHATAVQRVADWVATRAAAVGAVGHRVVHGGPRFTRPTLVDDDVTAGIEALETLAPLHNAPSLAGIRAARRALGPEVPMVAVFDTAFHATLPDHAARYALPEELVRRHAIRRYGFHGTSYRSVLLQYGRLTGTSPERATLIALHLGNGCSVAAIRGGQSVDTSMGFTPLEGLVMGTRAGDLDPAIVSHLARAERVSPDEVERWLNERSGLLGVSGHSRDMRALLDREREDPRARLAVEIFCYRAKKYIGAYLAALGGAESVVFTGGIGEHAPEVRARICAGMEWCGLVLDPERNARLTGEGVRISGDQARIRAFVIPTDEELVIGRDTIDCLKPRA from the coding sequence ATGAACGTCCTCGTGCTCAACTGTGGCAGCTCATCGGTCAAGTTCCAGCTGATCGACACCACCGAGCGCGGGAGGGAACGGCGCCTGGCCGGGGGCACGATCGAGCGCATCGGGGAGGCGGAGGCGGCCATCGCCTTCCGCGCCGAGGGCCACCCGGCCCACCGCGAGACGGCGGCCGTGCCCGATCACGCGACGGCCGTCCAGCGCGTGGCGGATTGGGTCGCCACCCGCGCGGCCGCCGTGGGCGCGGTCGGCCATCGGGTCGTCCACGGCGGCCCGCGCTTCACGCGACCGACCCTCGTCGACGACGACGTCACGGCCGGCATCGAAGCCCTGGAGACCCTGGCTCCGCTCCACAACGCGCCGAGCCTGGCCGGGATCCGCGCCGCTCGCCGGGCGCTGGGACCCGAGGTGCCGATGGTCGCCGTGTTCGACACCGCGTTCCACGCCACCTTGCCGGATCACGCCGCCCGCTATGCGCTCCCTGAAGAGCTCGTGCGCCGGCACGCGATCCGTCGTTATGGCTTCCACGGCACCTCGTACCGGTCAGTGCTGCTACAGTACGGGCGCCTGACCGGGACATCCCCCGAGCGAGCCACGCTGATCGCCCTGCACCTGGGGAACGGCTGCTCGGTGGCCGCGATCCGCGGCGGGCAGTCCGTCGACACCTCGATGGGATTCACCCCGCTGGAGGGGCTCGTCATGGGCACCCGCGCCGGCGACCTCGACCCGGCGATCGTGAGCCACCTGGCCCGGGCCGAGCGGGTGTCGCCGGACGAGGTCGAGCGCTGGCTGAACGAGCGCTCGGGCCTCCTGGGGGTATCCGGGCACAGCCGGGACATGCGCGCGCTGCTGGACCGGGAGCGCGAGGATCCCCGGGCGCGCCTCGCCGTCGAGATCTTCTGCTACCGCGCCAAGAAGTACATCGGCGCCTATCTGGCGGCCCTGGGCGGCGCGGAGTCCGTCGTCTTCACCGGCGGCATCGGCGAGCACGCCCCCGAGGTGCGGGCTCGGATCTGCGCAGGCATGGAGTGGTGCGGCCTCGTGCTCGATCCCGAGCGGAATGCCCGGCTCACCGGCGAGGGCGTCCGGATCAGCGGAGATCAGGCCCGCATCCGCGCCTTCGTGATCCCCACCGACGAGGAGCTGGTCATCGGCCGAGACACCATCGACTGTCTGAAACCACGCGCGTGA
- a CDS encoding xylulose 5-phosphate 3-epimerase, which produces MTAPSHGPRGVAARAARYRNEDPVFARWAAGYGKIRHAPQTQVRVHAMAERLAAEGARGDGAPLYDVLHAADRVASAGMWLVVHETYARAVYLDGRALAADDFKAHPEGHTGGALNMVPAYTGYMVINAITGHTRAWLMGQGHCVAAIDSVNLLLGNMTPAHAERYDVSDAGLTRYVRDFYAYRLRADGTQDSPLGSHVNPHTAGGLAEGGYLGFAELQWVHMPLPGERLVVFLSDGAFEEQRGGDWAPRWWRADDSGLVAPLMIANGRRIDQRTTMAQQGGIAWLLRHLRLNGFDPFVFDGRDPAAFAWAIFEMETRLEAAGQAARSGGRGYPVRLPYGIAVAPKGAGFYGEGTNLAHNLPLPANPHRDPAAARLFNEHAKRLWVAALELRESAGTLQHHARSGRPRERDHALATRQIRLETVPAPAFRPVAENRADPARWTQSCPMTAVDQGFLATVRANRHLRPRVGNPDEMRSNRMQATLDALKFRVTAPEGGIPEAVDGAVITALNEEAVASAALANKGGLNIIVTYEAFGAKMQGAVRQEIVFADQLNAAGRPPGWLSIPLVLTSHTWENAKNERSHQDPALAEALLGEPADVSRVLFPADYNTAAAVVRAVYQSRGQIWTLVVPKGDVPDLFAPDEAEALLRDGALDLAWAGYRQDEARVILTAIGAYQLGQTLEASRRLAAREVPHGVVYMLEPGRFRIPRGERERAHLAPIGVRARLYPDRVAARVFVTHTRPEPMLGVLQPLHTGPRTEGLGYTNHGGTLTVEGLLFVNHATWAHVLAAVACVLETPRSALLTADELAALDHTAAPEGIVILR; this is translated from the coding sequence GTGACCGCCCCGAGCCACGGACCCCGAGGGGTCGCCGCCCGGGCGGCCCGCTACCGGAACGAGGATCCCGTCTTCGCCCGCTGGGCCGCCGGTTACGGCAAGATCCGCCATGCCCCGCAGACCCAGGTCCGCGTCCACGCCATGGCCGAGCGCCTGGCCGCCGAGGGCGCGCGCGGGGACGGCGCTCCCCTCTATGACGTGCTCCACGCGGCCGACCGCGTCGCCAGCGCCGGGATGTGGCTCGTCGTCCACGAGACCTACGCGCGAGCCGTGTACCTCGACGGCCGCGCGCTCGCCGCCGACGACTTCAAGGCGCACCCCGAGGGCCACACGGGCGGCGCACTCAACATGGTCCCGGCGTACACGGGCTACATGGTGATCAACGCCATCACGGGCCACACCCGGGCCTGGCTCATGGGCCAGGGCCACTGCGTGGCCGCGATCGACTCGGTGAACCTCCTGCTCGGGAACATGACCCCCGCCCACGCCGAGCGCTACGACGTCTCCGACGCGGGGCTCACGCGCTACGTGCGGGACTTCTATGCCTACCGGCTGCGGGCGGACGGAACCCAGGACTCGCCGCTCGGGAGCCACGTGAACCCGCACACGGCCGGCGGCCTGGCCGAGGGCGGTTACCTGGGATTCGCGGAGCTCCAGTGGGTCCACATGCCGCTGCCGGGCGAGCGCCTGGTGGTCTTCTTGAGCGACGGCGCGTTCGAGGAGCAGCGGGGGGGCGATTGGGCGCCCCGCTGGTGGCGGGCGGACGACTCGGGCCTGGTCGCCCCGCTCATGATCGCCAACGGACGGCGCATCGATCAGCGCACGACCATGGCCCAGCAGGGCGGCATCGCCTGGCTCCTCCGACACCTGCGCCTGAACGGGTTCGATCCCTTCGTGTTCGACGGCCGCGATCCGGCCGCCTTCGCCTGGGCGATCTTCGAGATGGAGACACGGCTCGAGGCGGCCGGCCAGGCGGCGCGGTCGGGAGGGCGCGGCTATCCGGTCCGGCTGCCGTACGGGATCGCCGTGGCGCCCAAGGGCGCCGGGTTCTACGGGGAAGGGACGAACCTCGCGCACAACCTTCCCCTCCCGGCCAACCCTCATCGCGATCCGGCCGCCGCGCGCCTGTTCAACGAGCACGCCAAGAGGCTCTGGGTCGCGGCGCTCGAGCTGCGCGAGTCGGCGGGGACGCTCCAGCACCACGCGCGATCGGGTCGCCCACGCGAGCGCGACCACGCGCTCGCCACCCGCCAGATCCGGCTCGAGACGGTGCCCGCCCCCGCCTTCCGGCCGGTGGCCGAGAATCGCGCCGACCCCGCGCGGTGGACGCAGTCGTGCCCGATGACCGCGGTGGACCAGGGCTTTCTCGCCACGGTCCGGGCCAACCGCCACCTGCGCCCGCGCGTCGGCAATCCCGACGAGATGCGCTCCAACCGCATGCAGGCCACTCTCGACGCCCTCAAGTTCCGGGTGACCGCCCCCGAGGGGGGGATCCCCGAGGCGGTCGACGGCGCGGTGATCACCGCCCTCAACGAGGAGGCCGTGGCGTCGGCGGCCCTCGCCAACAAGGGCGGCCTCAACATCATCGTCACCTACGAGGCCTTCGGCGCGAAGATGCAGGGGGCCGTCCGCCAGGAGATCGTCTTCGCCGATCAGCTCAACGCGGCGGGACGGCCGCCCGGGTGGCTCTCGATTCCGCTCGTGCTCACCTCCCATACCTGGGAGAACGCCAAGAACGAGCGATCGCACCAGGACCCGGCCCTGGCCGAGGCGCTGCTCGGGGAGCCGGCCGACGTCTCGCGCGTCCTGTTCCCGGCCGACTACAACACCGCCGCCGCGGTCGTACGCGCCGTCTACCAGAGCCGGGGGCAAATCTGGACGCTGGTGGTGCCCAAGGGGGACGTCCCCGATCTGTTCGCGCCGGACGAGGCCGAGGCGCTCTTGCGCGACGGCGCCCTCGACCTGGCCTGGGCCGGGTACCGCCAGGACGAGGCCCGCGTCATCCTCACGGCCATCGGGGCTTATCAGCTCGGCCAGACGCTGGAGGCCTCGCGACGCCTGGCCGCGCGTGAGGTCCCGCACGGTGTCGTCTACATGCTCGAGCCGGGTCGCTTTCGGATCCCCCGGGGGGAGCGTGAGCGGGCGCACCTGGCCCCCATCGGGGTCAGGGCCCGGCTCTACCCGGACCGCGTCGCCGCCCGGGTCTTCGTGACGCACACGCGCCCGGAGCCGATGCTCGGCGTCCTCCAGCCCCTCCACACCGGGCCACGTACCGAGGGACTCGGCTACACGAACCACGGCGGGACCCTCACCGTGGAAGGCCTGCTCTTCGTGAACCACGCCACCTGGGCGCACGTCCTCGCCGCCGTCGCGTGCGTTCTCGAGACCCCGCGGTCCGCGCTGCTCACGGCCGACGAGCTGGCCGCCCTCGATCACACGGCGGCGCCCGAGGGCATCGTCATCCTGCGCTGA
- a CDS encoding universal stress protein, with the protein MYERVLIPLDGSELAESILPFAEKLAGPLDAEILLLRVVEPLSTAAALANGDVVGPDGLFLEQVRAKEYLSNLQERLGERGLRARSVLGLGVPATEIVEHAKAHKADLIAMSTHGRSGFGRLVFGSVAEEVLRTAPVPVLMIRMVARKAASPVEVRTS; encoded by the coding sequence ATGTACGAGCGTGTCCTCATTCCCCTGGACGGCTCCGAGCTGGCAGAGTCGATCCTGCCCTTCGCCGAGAAGCTCGCGGGCCCCCTCGATGCCGAGATCCTCCTGCTCCGCGTGGTCGAGCCCCTCTCCACCGCCGCCGCCCTCGCCAACGGCGACGTGGTGGGGCCCGACGGCCTCTTCCTCGAGCAGGTGAGGGCGAAGGAGTACCTCTCCAACCTGCAGGAGCGGCTGGGGGAGAGGGGACTCCGGGCCCGGAGCGTCCTGGGCCTCGGCGTCCCGGCCACGGAGATCGTCGAGCACGCGAAGGCCCACAAGGCCGACCTGATCGCCATGAGCACCCATGGCCGGAGCGGGTTCGGTCGGCTCGTGTTCGGCTCGGTGGCCGAGGAGGTGCTCCGAACCGCGCCCGTGCCGGTGCTCATGATCCGGATGGTGGCCAGAAAAGCGGCGAGCCCCGTGGAGGTGCGGACATCATGA